The Candidatus Poribacteria bacterium genome has a window encoding:
- a CDS encoding WD40 repeat domain-containing protein: protein MKQQRRPAPFNVVPSDTEGITWALPEGAIARLGKGIALSSGGPKLGLPPGGVYFAVQTRIGLWWYEMSSKSPIALWETERGMISAVDFSQDGEWIAIANYDGIIKVVDIQSGECLAQMKQTEEHNVYWHIDFSPDGKWIATANFSGIVEVLDVHRGVCIAEMDRGEREVVSADIYGLEFSPNGQYVAATAGNLGTEGTQTYIWCPETGKLIFKFAGGNYFSFSPDSRLLAGATPDELSSGDDRVDRCISVWDIAKAECIAHFAAHSDWVDAIIFSPCSNFVASSSRDKSLHVWDVAKGLQKRVYENFGTSRTVPFYSTDGGLFAIIDGQDTIEIWNMERREKIQIPELHPRSIDAAWFRKFPQMALADMRADTTPNKKNQTRNIHTFSTIRESAYFPDPVMFLPDGKTLATRGYRNGIVLWDVESKQVRETLLEDQRITSFTVLPSGNILSAHSEDNNIKVWDAEKPDAPIAEFTETDPVRLIWNIAFAPTGDLLAVGSREGTIYLYDFIRKARLKPLIGHTEHIWSVCFSPDGKRLVSGSDDRIARLWDVESGEEIATLPLGEPHTLMDIAFSPCGNLIAGGLSGELRLWNAETLTTLFVIPHPEKRAPWALAFSPCGKYVASGTWWEEGMEKMAIRLWDVANGENIATLWGHPTDIQSIAFSPDSTLLATGSFECTTLLWDLKPFIGS, encoded by the coding sequence ATGAAACAACAAAGAAGACCGGCACCATTCAATGTCGTGCCGAGTGACACCGAAGGAATTACATGGGCATTACCAGAAGGCGCGATCGCCCGACTTGGGAAAGGAATTGCATTGTCCAGTGGAGGACCAAAACTGGGACTCCCTCCCGGCGGCGTGTATTTCGCCGTTCAAACCCGTATAGGTCTCTGGTGGTATGAAATGTCGTCAAAGTCGCCTATAGCATTGTGGGAAACAGAACGCGGAATGATCTCCGCTGTCGATTTCTCGCAAGATGGTGAGTGGATCGCTATCGCCAATTATGACGGTATCATTAAGGTGGTGGATATTCAGAGTGGTGAGTGCCTTGCACAGATGAAGCAAACAGAAGAACATAATGTTTATTGGCACATTGACTTTTCCCCGGATGGTAAATGGATCGCCACCGCGAATTTTAGCGGCATCGTTGAGGTGTTAGATGTCCATCGCGGTGTGTGCATCGCAGAGATGGATCGAGGTGAACGTGAAGTTGTATCAGCTGATATTTATGGATTGGAATTCTCCCCAAATGGACAGTACGTCGCTGCGACTGCAGGTAACCTTGGCACAGAAGGCACACAAACTTACATCTGGTGTCCTGAGACAGGTAAGTTAATTTTCAAGTTTGCGGGTGGAAATTATTTTAGTTTCTCTCCAGATAGTCGCCTGCTGGCGGGCGCGACTCCCGATGAATTATCCAGTGGTGACGATCGCGTTGACCGATGCATCTCAGTGTGGGATATAGCGAAGGCGGAATGCATTGCTCATTTTGCAGCACATAGCGACTGGGTAGACGCTATTATCTTTTCGCCTTGCAGTAATTTCGTCGCATCCAGTAGTAGAGATAAAAGCCTACACGTGTGGGACGTGGCAAAGGGCTTGCAAAAGCGGGTTTATGAAAACTTTGGAACATCTCGGACAGTGCCATTTTATTCGACAGATGGGGGGTTATTCGCGATTATAGATGGGCAAGACACCATTGAAATCTGGAATATGGAACGCCGTGAAAAAATACAGATTCCAGAGCTACATCCGAGGAGTATTGATGCCGCATGGTTCAGAAAGTTCCCGCAGATGGCTCTCGCTGACATGCGCGCCGACACTACGCCTAATAAAAAGAATCAGACTCGCAACATACATACATTTTCAACAATTCGTGAATCTGCCTACTTCCCAGATCCAGTTATGTTTTTGCCAGATGGCAAAACACTGGCAACAAGAGGGTATCGCAACGGTATTGTGTTATGGGATGTTGAAAGTAAACAGGTTCGGGAAACGTTATTGGAAGATCAGCGTATTACCTCTTTTACTGTGTTGCCCTCTGGAAACATACTATCTGCCCATAGTGAAGATAATAACATCAAAGTTTGGGATGCCGAGAAACCTGACGCACCAATTGCAGAATTCACTGAAACCGATCCGGTCCGGTTGATATGGAATATAGCGTTTGCACCGACAGGTGATCTACTCGCGGTTGGAAGTAGGGAAGGCACTATCTATCTATACGATTTCATACGTAAGGCGCGGTTAAAACCGCTCATAGGGCATACCGAGCATATTTGGTCGGTGTGCTTCTCGCCAGATGGCAAACGACTGGTAAGCGGCTCAGATGATAGAATCGCACGGCTATGGGATGTTGAATCCGGTGAAGAAATTGCCACATTGCCATTAGGTGAACCTCACACACTTATGGATATAGCATTTTCACCGTGTGGGAACTTGATCGCGGGTGGACTGTCCGGCGAACTCCGTTTATGGAACGCCGAAACCTTAACAACCCTTTTTGTAATACCACATCCAGAGAAGCGGGCACCTTGGGCATTGGCATTCTCACCGTGCGGTAAGTACGTTGCATCCGGCACTTGGTGGGAGGAAGGCATGGAGAAGATGGCAATTCGGTTATGGGATGTCGCAAACGGTGAAAATATTGCGACACTCTGGGGACATCCGACAGACATTCAGTCGATCGCATTCTCACCGGATAGCACACTTTTGGCAACTGGCAGTTTTGAGTGCACAACTCTCCTCTGGGATTTGAAACCCTTTATAGGTTCGTAA